Proteins encoded within one genomic window of Kibdelosporangium phytohabitans:
- a CDS encoding elongation factor G-like protein EF-G2: protein MAGKHTENGDAGAAVAVDDPAKVRNVVLVGPSGSGKTTLTEALLTAAGVLSRAGSVTEGTTVCDHDPAAVRQQRSVGLSVAPLMHDGVKINLIDTPGYADFVGELRAGLRAADAALFVVCAAEGVDAATIAVWEECAAVSMPRAVIVARLDHQRADAASEIAACQEAFGAGVLPLYLPARNGLVGLITQRFFDYSDGYPPKIGQPDPADLEPMTEARNELIEGIIAESEDETLMDRYLAGEDLDQDTLIEDLEKAVARGSFHPVIPVCSATGVGLAEVLDGIKRAFPSPLEHPLPEVTDPNGQSPEKLKADPDGPLAAEVVRTAVDSYVGRVSLVRVFSGTLRPERPVHVSGHGMAERGHEDHDVDERVAHIYSPLGATLREVPYCVAGDLCALTKVGSAETGDTVSAPEHPLLMAPWQMPEPLLPVAVVAKTRSDEDTMARNLARLVAGDPTLRLERNAETHQLVLWCMGEAHADVVLARLRSGGADVDTEPVKVALRETFAGQAKAKGRHVKQSGGHGQYAVCDIVVEPLPRGSGFQFVDKIVGGAIPHQFIPSVEKGIRAQLERGLLSGNPVVDIKVTLVDGKAHSVDSSDAAFQTAGSMALKEAAASGQITLLEPVDTVLVRLPDEHLGTVLGDLSGRRGRVLGTEADPSPGYSVIRAEVPATQLIRYAIDLRSLSSGSATFTREFSRFDPLPQNLAATMT, encoded by the coding sequence ATGGCTGGAAAACACACCGAGAACGGAGACGCCGGAGCCGCGGTCGCTGTGGACGACCCCGCCAAAGTGCGCAACGTGGTGCTGGTGGGGCCCTCCGGCTCGGGGAAGACCACACTGACCGAAGCCCTCCTCACCGCCGCCGGTGTGTTGTCGCGCGCGGGGTCGGTCACCGAGGGGACCACGGTCTGCGACCACGACCCGGCCGCCGTCCGCCAGCAGCGTTCGGTCGGCTTGTCGGTCGCGCCGCTGATGCACGACGGCGTGAAGATCAACCTCATCGACACACCCGGATACGCCGATTTCGTCGGCGAACTGCGCGCCGGTCTGCGCGCGGCGGACGCCGCCCTGTTCGTCGTCTGCGCCGCCGAAGGCGTGGACGCCGCGACCATCGCCGTGTGGGAGGAGTGCGCGGCCGTCAGCATGCCCCGCGCGGTGATCGTGGCACGGCTGGACCACCAGCGCGCGGACGCCGCCAGCGAGATCGCCGCGTGCCAGGAGGCGTTCGGCGCAGGCGTGCTGCCGCTGTACCTGCCCGCCAGAAACGGCCTGGTCGGGTTGATCACCCAGCGGTTCTTCGACTACTCCGACGGCTACCCGCCCAAGATCGGCCAGCCGGATCCGGCCGACCTCGAGCCGATGACCGAGGCGCGCAACGAGCTGATCGAGGGGATCATCGCCGAGAGCGAGGACGAGACCCTGATGGACCGGTACCTCGCCGGTGAGGACCTCGACCAGGACACCCTGATCGAAGACCTGGAGAAAGCGGTCGCGCGCGGCTCCTTCCACCCCGTCATCCCCGTCTGCTCGGCGACCGGCGTGGGACTCGCCGAAGTGCTCGACGGCATCAAACGAGCGTTCCCGTCGCCGTTGGAACACCCGCTTCCCGAGGTCACCGACCCCAACGGCCAGTCGCCGGAGAAGCTGAAGGCCGACCCGGACGGGCCGCTGGCGGCGGAGGTCGTGCGCACCGCAGTGGACTCCTACGTCGGACGGGTGTCGCTGGTGCGCGTGTTCTCCGGGACGTTGCGGCCGGAACGCCCGGTGCACGTGTCAGGGCACGGCATGGCCGAACGCGGGCACGAAGACCACGACGTGGACGAACGTGTCGCGCACATCTACTCCCCCTTGGGTGCGACGCTGCGGGAGGTCCCGTACTGCGTCGCGGGCGACTTGTGTGCGTTGACCAAGGTCGGTTCGGCGGAAACCGGCGACACGGTGTCCGCGCCGGAGCACCCGTTGCTGATGGCGCCGTGGCAGATGCCGGAACCGTTGCTGCCGGTCGCGGTCGTGGCCAAGACACGCAGCGACGAGGACACCATGGCACGCAACCTGGCGCGGCTCGTGGCAGGCGACCCGACGCTGCGGCTGGAGCGCAACGCCGAGACACACCAGCTCGTGTTGTGGTGCATGGGTGAGGCGCACGCCGACGTCGTGCTCGCGCGGCTGCGCTCGGGTGGCGCGGACGTGGACACGGAGCCGGTGAAGGTCGCGTTGCGCGAGACGTTCGCCGGGCAGGCCAAGGCGAAGGGCAGACACGTCAAACAGTCCGGCGGCCACGGGCAGTACGCCGTCTGCGACATCGTCGTCGAGCCGCTGCCGCGTGGCTCCGGGTTCCAGTTCGTCGACAAGATCGTCGGTGGCGCGATCCCGCACCAGTTCATCCCGAGCGTGGAGAAGGGCATCAGGGCGCAGCTCGAGCGCGGCCTGCTGTCGGGCAACCCGGTGGTGGACATCAAGGTCACGCTGGTCGACGGCAAGGCGCACAGCGTGGACTCCTCCGACGCGGCGTTCCAGACCGCCGGGTCGATGGCGTTGAAGGAAGCCGCCGCGTCCGGTCAGATCACGCTGCTGGAACCGGTCGACACCGTGCTGGTGCGGTTGCCGGACGAGCACCTCGGCACGGTCCTCGGCGACCTGTCCGGCCGTCGCGGCCGGGTGCTGGGCACCGAGGCGGACCCGTCACCGGGCTACTCCGTGATCCGCGCGGAAGTCCCGGCGACACAACTGATCCGGTACGCGATCGACCTGCGGTCGCTCAGTTCCGGCTCGGCCACGTTCACCCGCGAGTTCAGCCGGTTCGACCCGCTGCCGCAGAACCTCGCAGCCACCATGACCTGA
- a CDS encoding NUDIX hydrolase, giving the protein MTTLLLIAIPVVVVLVVWLMATANRLDRLHIRTDAAWAALEAALDRRAVVARTVAATGAAHGELREIADHAEHAARSDREAAENELSRELAAVERARLPLALVAELVDAEQRVVIARRVHNDAVRDTLSQRRRRTVRWLKLAGTAPQPQYFEIAEPELNGEAAPVPRPSARVLLLDEDGRVLLFHGGNPSDADDTFWFTVGGGVEPDEDIRAAALRELHEETGIELDDKELVGPVWRRRAVFSFDGRSYDAEEWFFVATTPTTTVDTSGFNRIELDTIDEHRWWSAADLRSTTDTVYPVQLADLLPELLESEWDGRTKPVR; this is encoded by the coding sequence ATGACCACCCTGCTGCTGATCGCCATCCCGGTGGTGGTGGTCCTGGTGGTGTGGCTGATGGCAACGGCGAACCGCCTGGACAGGCTCCATATCCGCACCGACGCCGCATGGGCCGCGTTGGAGGCCGCGCTCGACCGTCGCGCGGTCGTGGCACGGACCGTGGCCGCGACGGGCGCGGCGCACGGCGAACTCCGTGAGATCGCCGACCACGCGGAGCACGCGGCGCGATCGGACCGCGAGGCCGCGGAGAACGAACTGAGCCGTGAACTGGCCGCCGTCGAACGTGCGCGGCTCCCGTTGGCGCTGGTGGCCGAGTTGGTCGACGCGGAACAACGCGTGGTGATCGCCCGACGCGTGCACAACGACGCCGTCCGGGACACGCTCTCGCAACGCCGGCGCCGAACCGTCCGGTGGCTCAAGTTGGCGGGGACCGCGCCGCAGCCGCAGTACTTCGAGATCGCCGAACCGGAGCTCAACGGCGAGGCCGCGCCCGTTCCCCGGCCGTCGGCGCGTGTGCTGCTCCTCGACGAGGACGGGCGTGTGCTGCTGTTCCACGGCGGCAACCCCAGCGACGCCGACGACACGTTCTGGTTCACCGTCGGCGGCGGAGTCGAACCCGACGAGGACATCCGCGCCGCGGCGCTGCGCGAGCTGCACGAGGAAACCGGCATCGAACTCGACGACAAGGAGCTGGTCGGGCCGGTCTGGCGGCGCCGCGCGGTGTTCAGCTTCGACGGCCGCAGCTACGACGCCGAGGAGTGGTTCTTCGTCGCGACCACGCCGACGACCACAGTGGATACGTCCGGCTTCAACCGGATCGAGCTCGACACGATCGACGAACATCGCTGGTGGAGCGCAGCAGATCTGCGCTCCACCACCGACACCGTCTATCCCGTGCAGCTCGCCGACCTGCTCCCGGAACTGCTCGAGTCCGAATGGGACGGACGAACCAAACCCGTCCGCTGA
- a CDS encoding glycosyltransferase family 4 protein, protein MRIGVVCPYSFEVPGGVQAHVVDLARALRGMGHEVDVLAPADEDTPLPDFVHPAGRAVGIPYNGSVARLSFGPVSYARVRRWIRERDFDVLHLHEPIAPSLSLLALMVAEGPIVATYHTSTTRSRALNAFQIVLQPFLEKITARIAVSALARRVQVEHLGGDAVQIPNGVDVGFFADAKPLDGYPRAEPTVGFVGRFTEPRKGMPVLLAAMRQLLPDLPGLRLLVVGSGDTDDLVRAAGPELAGRIDLLGQVDDVTKARALSSVDVYCAPNTGGESFGIILLEAMAAGTPVVASDLDAFRRVLDDATAGVVTPVGDSTRLAQALHGLLRDPAQRAALAAEGARRVAAFDWSVIAGQVLRVYEAAIAADPRHVAEAP, encoded by the coding sequence ATGAGGATCGGTGTCGTGTGCCCGTACTCCTTCGAGGTCCCCGGCGGAGTGCAGGCCCACGTGGTCGACCTGGCCAGGGCGCTGCGGGGGATGGGCCACGAGGTCGACGTGCTCGCGCCCGCCGACGAGGACACGCCGCTGCCCGACTTCGTCCACCCCGCCGGTCGCGCGGTCGGCATCCCGTACAACGGGTCGGTCGCGCGCTTGTCGTTCGGGCCGGTGTCGTACGCGCGGGTGCGGCGGTGGATCCGGGAGCGCGACTTCGACGTGCTGCACCTGCACGAGCCGATCGCGCCGAGCCTCTCGCTGCTGGCGCTCATGGTCGCCGAAGGCCCGATCGTGGCCACGTACCACACGTCCACGACGAGATCCCGCGCGCTGAACGCGTTCCAGATCGTGCTCCAGCCGTTCCTCGAGAAGATCACCGCCCGGATCGCGGTGTCGGCGCTGGCCCGCCGCGTCCAGGTCGAGCACCTCGGGGGCGACGCGGTGCAGATCCCCAACGGCGTGGACGTCGGGTTCTTCGCCGACGCGAAACCGCTCGACGGGTATCCGCGCGCCGAGCCGACCGTCGGGTTCGTCGGCCGGTTCACCGAGCCGCGCAAGGGGATGCCGGTTCTGCTGGCCGCGATGCGCCAGCTCCTGCCCGACCTGCCGGGGCTGCGGCTGCTGGTGGTCGGCAGCGGCGACACCGACGATCTCGTGCGGGCGGCCGGTCCTGAGCTGGCCGGCCGGATCGACCTGCTCGGCCAGGTCGACGACGTGACCAAAGCACGGGCGCTGAGCAGCGTCGACGTGTACTGCGCGCCGAACACCGGCGGTGAGAGCTTCGGGATCATCCTGCTCGAGGCGATGGCCGCGGGCACACCCGTGGTGGCCAGCGACCTCGACGCGTTCCGCCGTGTCCTCGACGACGCGACAGCGGGCGTGGTGACCCCGGTGGGCGATTCGACGCGGTTGGCCCAGGCGCTGCACGGTTTGCTGCGGGACCCGGCCCAGCGCGCCGCGCTGGCGGCCGAGGGCGCGCGTCGTGTCGCGGCGTTCGACTGGTCGGTGATCGCCGGTCAGGTCCTGCGCGTGTACGAGGCCGCGATCGCCGCCGACCCACGGCACGTTGCGGAGGCGCCATGA
- a CDS encoding phosphatidylinositol mannoside acyltransferase — translation MKERLVDAAYGAGWGLVKLLPEFVARPAFRAGADLATRRNGGGTQQLRRNLRRVVPGASSAELDELVRQGMRSYSRYWKEVFRLPTMDHRAIARQVDAVVIGRDVVDAAKERGKGLVLALPHTGNFDVSGIWLAQNYGEFTTVAERLKPESVWERFLAYRRSLGFDVIPLTGGGSGPFRGMVQRLKDNGVVCLVADRDLTSSGVPVTFFGEETRMPPGPARLAASTGATLAVADNLFTDGGWGLRIHSPQLVESRADVPAATQALADGYAKDIAEHPADWHMLQKLWLSDLSGARREALGR, via the coding sequence GGTGGACGCCGCGTACGGCGCCGGGTGGGGCCTGGTGAAGCTCCTGCCGGAGTTCGTGGCGCGTCCGGCGTTCCGGGCCGGTGCCGACCTCGCCACCCGGCGCAACGGCGGCGGTACCCAGCAGTTGCGGCGCAACCTGCGGCGCGTGGTCCCCGGTGCGTCGAGCGCGGAACTGGACGAACTCGTCCGGCAGGGCATGCGGTCGTACTCGCGGTACTGGAAAGAAGTCTTCCGCCTGCCGACCATGGACCACCGGGCGATCGCCCGCCAGGTCGACGCGGTCGTCATCGGCCGTGACGTGGTCGACGCGGCCAAGGAGCGCGGCAAGGGCCTGGTCCTCGCACTGCCGCACACCGGCAACTTCGACGTCTCCGGCATCTGGCTGGCCCAGAACTACGGCGAGTTCACCACGGTCGCGGAACGGCTCAAGCCCGAGTCGGTGTGGGAACGGTTCCTGGCCTACCGGCGGTCGCTGGGTTTCGACGTCATCCCCTTGACCGGCGGTGGCAGCGGCCCGTTCCGCGGCATGGTCCAGCGCCTGAAGGACAACGGCGTCGTGTGCCTGGTCGCCGACCGCGACCTGACCAGCTCCGGCGTGCCGGTCACGTTCTTCGGCGAGGAGACCCGGATGCCGCCCGGTCCGGCCCGGCTGGCCGCGAGCACCGGCGCGACCCTCGCCGTGGCCGACAACCTGTTCACCGACGGCGGCTGGGGCCTGCGGATCCATTCGCCGCAGCTGGTCGAGTCCCGCGCGGACGTGCCCGCCGCGACCCAGGCGCTGGCCGACGGCTACGCCAAGGACATCGCCGAACACCCGGCCGACTGGCACATGCTGCAGAAACTCTGGCTCTCCGACCTGTCCGGCGCACGCAGGGAAGCGCTCGGCCGATGA